A segment of the Cotesia glomerata isolate CgM1 linkage group LG2, MPM_Cglom_v2.3, whole genome shotgun sequence genome:
TTTACATTTTGAGAAAGACGATAGAAAAGACCATAAAGGAAAAAGGGGGGAGAGCATATGTTCTGTTCCTGGACCTGAAAGGAGCATTCGACAATTTGGACAGGAGGATTCTGTTAAAAGCAATGGAAAGGATAGGAATGGAAAACGGGTTGATTGAGAGGGTGAGAAGAATATATGAGGAAACGAGACGCAGAGTAAGAGTAGGAGGGAAATTGTCGGAATCTTTCTGGACGGGAAAAGGAGTAAGACAAGGATGTCCTCTTAGCCCTACACTGTTCAACATTTACGTAGCAGACTTAGAGAAGTTTTGTAGAAGAAGACAGGCAGGTGGGATAGTGATAGGAGGAAGGAAAATATGGTCATTGTCTTATGCAGCATTGGTGGCAGACAACGAGAAAGAAACGAAGGAGTTAATGAGGGTATGTGAGAGATATTTCAAGGAGAGGAAACTGGAGGTGAACGTGGAGAAGACAAAAATGATGAGGTTCAGTAAGGAAGGAGGAAGAGGCAGACAAAAGAAAAGGGATTGGCAGTGGGGAGGGAAAGAGGTGGAGGAAGTTAAAGAGCTCTGCTATCTTGGGTTCACGTATGTAAGGAATAACAGGGTCAAGGAACATGTTAAGAAGAGGCTAAGGAAAGCAAAACAAGCCATGGGAAGAGTATGGGGAATAGGGGAAAGAAGATTTGGAGGgaatggaaatttaaaaaattactattcgAGGGTATAGTGGCAAGTATAGCGTTGTATAGGGCAGAAATTTGGGAATGGACGGAGAGAAAGGAGCTGGAAAGTTTGCAGGAGCAGTATGGTAGGTGGGTAATGGGCCTTGGTAGAGCAGTGCCGGGTTATATAGTGAGAGAGGAGCTGGACTTGGATTAGATGAGAATGAGGGCTGGGGCAAGAGcatttaattttgaagaaaaagtgaGAACGGAAGCAGGAAGAGAACTGATGATGAGATGCGTGAGAGAAAGTGGATAGAGACGCGAGGAAAGGAGAGCAGGGGATGAAGAGAGGGAAAAATACCTAAATAGATGCGGATGGTCATCTGCAGGACTAGAGCCGGAGTGGAGGGAGGAGAGAAGATGGAGGGAGCACAGGGAAAATGACAGAGACGTTCAGAAGTAGGAGAGGAGGGCGATGATAAAAGggtcaaaatttaatagagAGTATGATAGGATAGTAAAGAAAGGGATCCCAGTTTATTGGGAGAAGGAAGAGAAAATGTAAATAAGGGAGAAAAGGGAAATAGCTAGGCTCAAAACGGGAAGCGAATGGCTGGGAAATAGGTATTGGATGGATGAAGAAAAAAGACAGTGCAGGTTGTGTGGGGAGGAGAGAGAAACGCTGGAGCACGTGGCAAAAAGGTGCAATGGAGTGGTGAGGTGGGAGGGAAGTTTGGAGGAGCTGATGGGAGAGAAAGCAGAAGGGTTAGGATGGATGTTGGAGTGGAGAAGAAAAGTAGAAAGTGTGGGTGTGATTAGCTAGCATCTGGGCTTGTCGGGTGCACTGAAAAGCCTTCGGGCATTTGtaaatatgtttattttttatttaaaatataatatttataaaataataaaaaaaaataattttaggcgAAATTCTGAGAACGTAACATTACTATCGGCTGAATTCGCGTGACTAAGTTTTGAATTGGCAAAATTCACGATGcactaattttaacaaatgtcAACATtacgtaaatattttattttaaaattatttttattctaatgtCAAGATATgcatttgtttgttttttttttttatttcagttttttttaacgactttttttttacttagccgtatttaaaaatatattattctatcaatgtcaatttttaaaattcgctCGCTTTATTATCGAGTTTATTAACGTTATTCAAGTTTTAAtcctcaaaattacaatactatgtttctgcataactttaccttatttagaagttgcaaaaaacgaaaaaaaatttttttttgaaattccaaaattgatatttttgaaaaagaaacACCCTTCtatatttcagaattttttgagATGATTACTATGtctttactaaaattttaacttcaatcgtcatttttaaccattttcaaaaattcaaaatttgacaaatttggtatttttttttatttttttccaaaatattttttcttcaataaccctaagtgtccccttttaaacaaacaaaagaCCATTCCTATATCTATAATAGCGTTTGAGatataacaaaaacaaaattgaaaaaattgcaaaattttgaatttgcatatcttttgaaaaaaatttttttattgtttttcttttggcagaacttcgttttatgataaatgaaaacttctgataaaaattgttccaaatcgaaagagatcgattccaactattcgTCGAtctgacatggaatgacccaattgccaactatttctttaaatttcgaaatttagtcatttttaaatggctgTAACTTGTTTTTTTGTAGAGATAATCATACTTTGTCTTAAAGTTTTGTAAAGCTCAAAGACTCTAAGAatataaaatcgttttttgcaaagaattttgtaaattatgtgtaaattcaatttaaaacaaaaaagaatttttcccatgttaattaaatgggaaactaaaataaaaaaagcgacCCCTTAGAGTTGAGCTATAGGGCTGGTGTTTggtaaggattttttttatatcaaatagaaacatttgagagagtaagagttaaaaaaaaaattaaaaagtttttttgaatcaccctaatctcatttaatttaaatctcattaaatttaatcataaattattaccaaatatacctttaaatttataatattgttaaGCTTAATTCATTCTTATATCACTTTATAGTTTTGTTTGTTATATACCTGCACATGTTAATTTCATgtataaattgtattattttgtaaatcttCAGTTCCACAAGAATTATTGTATTCCATACCttgccatttggcctgtgccttggcatttattattaataaataaataaataaataataatatatactagctgttacccgcccgctccgctgggcattttatagaattggatttttagatctagaattgaaattcaattggagtactgttttgacttgcacagatacCAAATTTCATCAGATTGGCctgtgaataataattgaaccgaagaaaaaaatttgaagtgaACATCGAAAGTTTCAGTTTAAGTAATtacaggtctcataagtgaattTAAAATCTGCCTAGCTTAACCCTCGCGGTTTTGAGAATGCAGTAAAAATACCAtaatttttcggcatttatGTTCATGCCGTATATTTACTGTTATAATTCGGTAAAACTATAGTTGTTTTAGCCAGTTTTTATACTGTAGTTATccagtatatatactgcacttatgctgtacagttaccaaaaatatactatacaattaccgcattaatgcccaaattttacctaaaaaattccaaataattaccgtaataatgcagtaattttgccgaatattttctgatataatggacaattattaaagatttggttttatttttagttcacttctatgttagaaatgaataaaatgaaaaatttccaattttgctttttattctccatcgctactttgcaaaaacaaatactgtttttgaataaaaaatatgtagaatattattttttaattaggtatTACGTCCAAAATTCGGAacgtaaattatttatagtttatttttgGTCCAAGCCGAAGCCTCTAGACCGTGACTCAGAAGGGATGCAAAGATAATACTGTCGTAatgattatataattttaatatttaaactatttattttaatataaaaaaacaatatttagtgATACAAAGCTACCTTGAATTAgacaaaatttaaatgatataAACTAtctttgaattaaatttaaatacaatcGATTCTTACTAATCAATTGGTTCTACGTTATTCTCTGAATGCTCGTCGTGATACAGAATTTTacctttaattttaaataaataaattctcaaaCCTTGAATTTCGCCTAACGTGACCGCAGAATTGATCtgattgatattatttatccTTCAACTACTTCGGTAAACTATTATTCTCAAACACTGattctattttaaaatatactttaaattcAAGTGAACATATATCCACTGAATTTTACAAGAATTTTCGACGATCCGCACTTGACGAGTTCTGGAGGACGAAGAGGATGAGTCCATGCGAGGATCTCCAGGCCTCGAAAGTTTGggcgtttaaaaattaccatttggGGGAAAACAGTAACTAATTAGTGGCCTGTTTTCCTCGGGCTTCTACCCTCTCTTTGGGGTTTTCCGAAAATGTTCGCCTGAACTCCCCTCTTTGGGCCCAGAGGGTACACTATCCCTCTCTCTCTAACTTATAGACTATATGGGTATCTATTTATCGGTGTACGTGTAAGCACATTTACATGCACACAAATATATAGTTCCTTATTTAactaaatcttttattttatttataactattacttatttatttatttattaaataatttatttaattatttattgataataatattcattattaataattagtcactaatcttttatatttatttgagattttctattgtttaattattattattccttaacgaattatttaaattaatttttgaacattcttttattagttattatttgaacattattttattaatttatgccaattgttcattattatataaaatattattttatcttaagaattatttttccaaaagtataaactatttattataattggagcatttttttatcagttaaaaatattattttatcttttattttatttttcatgaatactccattgttatttaatatttagagttttattttatttattttttcctaagtttatcttatttaaaaattattttaaaactttcccTATTTCCTGGTCTGTGACGCTATTTCACTGAGGGCAATAAAACTCCCTTTATATTTGTGTACAGGAACAGGCCATGTTCGGGAAAATTTTCGAGAGACCGGACGAGGCATTCAATGCGTTTCTCGTTTGATGTTTCTTGAATTTTatgctttaaataaaattcaaagaaaccataaaataaaataaaaaacaaaatgtattttaaaaatgcttttaaaaaaaacgttCGTTGTTAGTCATGACATAAAACCCCCGTGGTTAAACGGAAGCACgagtgaaattatttattaatgaacgAGAGCTACGTTAAATCCTTGTCCGATCTCCATCTTAtctattagttattaattcttatttttagattaCAATTTCTAAATTCTACTTAGTCAAAGTTCCTTTGTTTAAAGTGATAGTTTCGGTTGATTGTTCATTGGCTCGGTGTTCTTCAACGTCGGATACAGCTCTGGTGCACTTGGTAGTATCCCtttttccttattctcttgCTTTGCCTCCGGGGATTTCGGGACAGGTCCTCGTGGAACACGATAATCTCTTGCAAGATGTAGGAGTAGATTAGTCACTGAGTCCCATACTGCTCCtgttttgtcgaaaactatcCACTTAGGATAGTTtccgtaattgttttaaaaattatgattaatttgggattaggatattaaataaaatatacgtCGATTTGTTGgggaataaaatgtatatttatttatccccAGAGGAGGAAAACTCAGTTGGGCTGAGAAAAAACCTCctcgaatgaaaaaatgtacaagtaAGAACGCAAAGCGTGTAGTacgaatgaaaaaatatatgtaagtTGCCGTCGCAAACAACACAAACGAGGTGAGCTCAACCGCTTTAGAAAAGCAAATGGtattaattcagaattaatGAATTGACGCTAGCTTTTAAGCTATCTAGAGTCAATTAATAGtgaaatactaattaattgaCGTAAAATGTCAGTGCAGAGactgattgattgattagaATTATTAGTGTAGGAACTAATTAGATAATTCGATATCAGAATCGaatagttgataaaatttgatttgatagaatgatgattaaatatttagcaatgaatttaatataatttattacaaatattgcGTGTTAACTATGGATTGACTAAAGCCGCGTGGCTGATGCAATCCTTTGTTGAAATGGCGCGTAATGACCGCGTGGcgtcacttattaattttaattaatttaattcactgaacagttactaatgatttttaatgatttgagaatttaattggtaattgaagttaatgaaattaatagtatttaatgaatattttaagtgTTCAAGCAAATGCGTGGTATAAGTGATAAATCAGAAAACGATTGACACAGAGTAGTCGTACTAGTACAAGCGTCCAAGCACAACTGCTTGCCGCCGACTACGTGAACCGGCTTCTCTCCCGCTAACCAAGGCGCGCATGAGCGACAGCCATGGTGTGACACGATTTTTCACGAGTTGGAGCGATCAAGCCCGAAGGCGCAACtcctcttataaatttttattaaatgtcttTTCTATCGGTTAAACATACTCCCCCCGTTGCGAAGGCTAAGCAAGATGTTATGAATAGTGTTTACAATTAGTTACATCACATGATTACAatgttttgattttataaaattcaagaatTGATTGGTAAAGGACATAATAGAGTGATATTTCGTTTGTATATCCCTTGAGCCGTTCGGATTGAAGCTACTCTTGTTACATCATCATCTCCTGGATGAATGTCGACCACCACTCCCAGCTGCCACCGCATACATGGTTGGTTTTTGTCCATCAATAAGACGATTTGATTGATTGAAGTTTCTCCTTGAGAGGAATGCCATTTTTGCCGAATTTGAAGTTCATGGAGGTATTCCAAATACCAACGTCTCCAAAAGTCTTGTCTAGCCTTGACAATGAATTGCCAAACATTGAGTCTATTATCTGGAACAtcagaaaaatcattttcaggcAGCATTGTGAGAGGACGTCCTATTAAAATATGAGCAGGCGTTAAGGCAATAGGATCATTAGGATCACTAGATAGAGAACAGAGAGGACGAGAATTTAGTATAGATTCTATTTGAATAGTTAGAGAATTCAATTCTTCGTAAGTGAGAAGTTGGTCCTTTACCACTCGTTTAAAGTGTTGTTTGAAAGATTTTACAGCTGCTTCCCAAATGCCACCAAAATGAGGAGATAGTGGAGGATTGAACGTCCAGATAATGTTTTTGCGTATAGCATATTCGTTAACGGAATTTTGATGggattttgaattaaataacatatacAATTCTCTCAATTGATTATTTGCGCCTACAAAATTAGTACCATTGTCCGAATAGACGTGAGTTGGAACTCCTCGTCGACCAATGAATCGACCAAATGCCCCGAGAAAACCTTCTGTTGTTAAATCGCTAGCAATTTCTAAATGTACAGCTTTAGTAGTCATGCAAACAAAGACGCATTCatagactttaatttttgttctgTTTCCGAATTTACGTTCTTTAATAAAGAGCGGTCCAAAGTAGTCTACACCTACGTGGGAGAATGCCGCTGATTCGGTGACTCGAGAGCTAGGTAAATTAGCCAGTTTACCTTGCAGTACAACAAGCTGATGTCGAATGCAtgtgacgcaattttttacaattttacgAATCTGGTTTTTACCGTCTAGCAGCCAAAATTTGTGTCTAAGATTTGAAAGTGTACTCTGTATACCTGAATGgtataatttttcatgtgtttctctaataattaaatcagtAACATAATGACGTGAAGGTAATAAAATAGGATGTTTCTTTGAAAAAGATATAGGAGCATGTTTCAAACGACCTCCTACTCTTAGTAATCCGTTTGAATCGATAAATGGATTGAGACATCGCAATCGTAAGTTCTTAGTCTCTCCGGTTTCCTTAATTTGTTCGATTTCATAATGATATTGTTCGTTTTGAATCAGAGTCAAGATTTTTGtttcagttaataatttttcttctacgCTTAACAATTtgtatttgaataaattattttttaacattcgtAAACAATAAGAAAAGGAATTTATAAGTTTAGAATATGATGAAAATCGTTTAAACAAATTCTCAGTAGTGGCTAATAAACAGGTAATTTTTCGAGTACCCGGAAGTTCGGAAGGAACAGCAGGCTTTAAGTTAGGCCAATTAAGAGGGTCCTGTGAGAGCCACGTGGGACCTTCTAACcacattttgttatttaagaaTTCAGAAGGAAGTTGACCTCTAGATAGACAATCTGCCGGATTGTCTTTAGTTCTAACATGTCGCCATTCGACTTTACTGCAAAgagtttgaatttttgttaCGCGATTTGCTTCAAAGACCTTTAGAGAGTTAGGAGACCGTTTGAGCCATTGAAGTACAATAGTTGAATCAGACCAAAACGTAACTTtagaaatatcaaagtcaaaggAGGGAATTGTGTCTTTATATAATTTAGCAAGTAATAATGCTCCGCATAATTCTAATTTTGGAATTGTAACATCTTTGATGGGAGCAACTCGAGATTTAGAACAAACTAATTTTACGAGTACGTCTCCGCGTTCATTTACTGATCTTATATAAATACAAGCACCATAGCCCACTTTACTAGCATCACAAAATCCGTGCAATTGTATGTCAGTCGGATTAGGAAGTAAAATATTACGCTCAATAGAAAAATCTTTAATCAGAGGTAATTGTTCAGCAAATTTACACCAGTGTAAATGTAACTCTTGTGGGACCGCTTCGTCCCAGTGGACCTTTAATTTCCAACATTCTTGAATGATAGTTTTTGCAGCTAATACTATAGGACCCAGAATTCCGATAGGgtcgaaaatttttgcaatatcAGATAAGATAGTTCGCTTAGTTATTTTTCGCGATGAATCAATTGGTTTGactgtgtaaataaattcgtCCGTTAGAGAATTCCATGCAATGCCTAAAGTTTTAGAAATCGGATCATCATTGATAGCACAATCTAAATCTAAGGTTCTTTGATCGAAATTATCCAGTGCGTGTCGATGATTTGAAGCCCATTGTCTGAGTTCAAATCCACCCTTTTGCACCAGTTGAATGATTTCATCacgcaattttaaaatttcggtCAAAGAATTAGatccagttaataaattatcgacATAAAGATctcgttttaatatttttgaagctaCAGGAAAATTATGAGATTCGTCATCAGCAAGTTGATTTACGGTGCGTATAGCTAAAAATGGGGCTGCAGAAACCCCGAACGTAACTCGTTTAAGTTCAAAGGTgctaatattgttattatgatagTAAAGAATTCGTTGAAATTTGTGATGATCCGGATGTATACAGATTTGTCGATACATTTGAGCGATGTCAGAAGTCACAGCATAAACAAAGGTGCGAAAACGCAAAAGAATAGTGAAGAGATTGTCCTGTATAGTAGGCCCAGTTAGTAGAACTTCATTCAATGAGATACCTTTATCGGTTTTAGCTGAAGCATCAAATACAACGCGTACCTTGGTGGTAGTACTAGATGTTTTAATTATCGGATGATGGGGCATATAATACCCAGATCCACTATCATCCGGTACGTGTACCATGTGGCCAAGATCGATGTATTCGTTCATGACTTTAGTGTATTCAGATTTTAATGAGGAATCTGAATTTAATCTCCTCTGTAAGGATAGAAATCTTTTATAAGCTAGTTGTTTAGAATTCCCGAAATCGACATCGTCTACGCGAAAGGGTAATTTTACTACATATCTACCGTCTGTATCGCGAGTAgtggtattttgataataggtCTCACACGTAGAATCATCAAAGGATCGAGAATCATTAGAACCTACGTCTTCAATATTccaaaatttagttaattgaCTCGATAGATCAGTTAATTGACAAGTTACaggaaatacatttttatcgTTATTGACTCCCCCCGCTACGACCCATTCCAGTTGCGTTTTTTGTAGTATTAAATCACAATCATTTTGTAAGCAATTAATCTGTCCGACAGATAGAAGAGAAAGTGTGGTACCTGAACCGATAAGGACATCTACAGGTCTTGGTATGTGAAATTGTGGATCAGCGAGTATTATGTTTTTAGGTATGCATATTTTATTACGTGGAAATATTTCATTCGGACTTAATTCTGCAATTTCATCAACGGTTAAAAATGACAATGTTCTTTGAAATTTATCGTTTAaagatttacaatttatttgtacGACATGTTTTGAAAGGGTTTGCATTCCATTAACAGCCCCGATTGGAATAGAACAATTTTGCATAggaagttttaatttattagtcaaattttcagtaataaaattagctgTTGCACAGGTATCAAGTAAAGCGCGAGCTTGTATGAATTTACCTGTTGAGTCACGCATCTGGATGAGAGCACTCATCATCAATTGAAAACGCGGTGTTCTAAGTATGGTTGTATAATTATGTACGACTAGTCAGGCTGTAGATCCCTTATCAGTTGTTACAGTAGCGGGTGATTCGATTTTggcagaattattttttgatacattAGTATTATTTGTTTGTTGAGTTACATTTTGTTTAATGTGTAACATAGTATGGTGTGATTTGTGACAGATTCGACAATTTCCCGAATTGCAAGTTCCTTTATGTACGCGAAGACAATTATTACAGAGTTTATtagattttacaaattttatgcGTTCTCCTACAATTAATGCTTTGAATGTGTAACATTTATAGAGAGGATGTAAGTGTTTGCAACATGGGCAGGCAGAAGAGGCGGTTGTCACTAAAGCTCGAACTGGCGTGTCAGTTTTTTGTttcttcaaattattattcgaGTGTTCATTACGTCTTCGTTTGAAGGAATGATCGGAATCGCGATGTTTATCGGGTTTGTGTGTACTAAGTCTGAAGGCAAAATTTGAGACAAATTCACAAAATGATTCGAATGTTGGAAGAGTGTCGTTGTCAGTGAACGTTTCTTgccatttgtttttaatttctgatggtaatttattttctaatattcGTACAAGTAAGGATTCggtaatattaatttgaagtgattgtaaattatttatatgttgCCGAGCATCATCTATCAACttgtttaaattatctgtTGTTGGGATTGAAATTGTATTGAGATTCAGTATCGAGtcataatgtttaaaaattaatgctcTTTTCTTCTGATatgttttagttaaaaaatcccAAGCTTTAGTATAATTTTCTGCACTCGCATCAAAAAGCGCTAGCTTGTTAGCTGCTGAGCCAGTTAAACATCCGCGgaggtataaaaatttgtttagatCATCAAGATCATTACGTGTATCAATAAGTGTTTTAAATGTGTTTTTGAAAGATagccaatttttaaaattaccatCGAATTTAGGTAAATCAGTAGTAGGGAGTTTAGCAAGTCGTTGAGTCTCAACAAAGGTAGTATTTCCCGCTGTAGTATTATTCGTACTAGTGTTTACATTATGTGAATTATTATGGTTAGTTCTATTCAATTGAGTTAACTTTTCAAATTGATCCATAAGATCGTAAAATAATGTACGAACGTCTTCCGCgagatttatttcattatccTCTGGTGTAGTTAATTCGAGTTTCTCAATAAGTCTTTCATATTGTTCAAATGATTCTTTTACTTTTGTAAAGCGATAGCTAATGGACTTAGTTTTAACACCTTCAGCTGTTAGTTCATCCTGAAGTTTAGTAATTTTCGAAGCTATCATCACGCGTTTTTGTTCTAAAGGAACCCTTGGGTTATTcattttgtgataaatttataaaaatagcagTAATAATAATCGTGATAAATgtcaattgataattaattgtcttatttctataataaatagATTACTTGTGGTGATCAATTCATCTAAGAAACGacttaaacaattaattataattaataataaataatttgagaattaataatgaagaaagagattaattaataattaattattctgtcGAACAATAATTAGTCACCATACAATGACCGattaattgtcaattattaaataattaattaaattaaattatacgtaaataataagaataataacgtacgtaaatatttaaattataaccaATTGCACTATTCGATTGATAAATTGATTGCCTAGTGACAACCAATCCGTCAGTAAaacttaaacaattaattaaaattacaaatgaataagttgaatatattatcaagtgataaaataatataatagttagtattatataaattttaataattcaaaaacttaTCTCATATGTATTGAAGTCCAACGATGCTGGCAGCAGCTGGGTGGTATAGTGATTGGATCCTTGGATCGTCTTGCTCGTCTTCACAAATCAGGGTTCGTGTGCACTTCAGACCTCACAGGAGGCACCAAatgttttgtcgaaaactatcCACTTAGGATAGTTtccgtaattgttttaaaaattatgattaatttgggattaggatattaaataaaatatacgtCGATTTGTTGgggaataaaatgtatatttatttatccccAGAGGAGGAAAACTCAGTTGGGCTGAGAAAAAACCTCctcgaatgaaaaaatgtacaagtaAGAACGCAAAGCGTGTAGTacgaatgaaaaaatatatgtaaattgCCGTCGCAAACAACACAAACGAGGTGAGCTCAACCGCTTTAGAAAAGCAAATGGtattaattcagaattaatGAATTGACGCTAGCTTTTAAGCTATCTAGAGTCAATTAATAGtgaaatactaattaattgaCGTAAAATGTCAGTGCAGAGactgattgattgattagaATTATTAGTGTAGGAACTAATTAGATAATTCGATATCAGAATCGaatagttgataaaatttgatttgatagaatgatgattaaatatttagcaatgaatttaatataatttattataaatattgcgTGTTAACTATGGATTGACTAAAGCCGCGTGGCTGATGCAATCCTTTATTGAAATGGCGCGTAATGACCGCGTGGcgtcacttattaattttaattaatttaattcactgaacagttactaatgatttttaatgatttgagaatttaattggtaattgaagttaatgaaattaatagtatttaatgaatattttaagtgTTCAAGCAAATGCGTAGTATAAGTGATAAATCAGAAAACGATTGACACAGAGTAGTAGTACTAGTACAAGCGTCCAAGCACAACTGCTTGCCGCCGACTACGTGAACCGGCTTCTCTCCCACTAACCAAGGCGCGTATGAGCGACAGCCATGGTGTGACACGATTTTTCACGAGTTGGAGCGATCAAGCCCGAAGGCGCAACtcctcttataaatttttattaaatgtcttTTCTATCGGTTAAACAGCTCCTATCAGGTGAATCGACCACCCATAAACTGAGTGTAATGCATAGCCATGCACTGCTATATCAATTGTGAGTTTGACTAAACGCAAACACACAAATATTCCTATTACTCCGGCGCTGAACGTGCCGAATTGTACAAATCTGCCAAATGTTTTCTGCCAGGCGCTTTCCGCCAACTTGCCGAGTACGTCTTCGTCCAAGATGTTCAACACGGATGGATTGGAACGGGAACCGTTAATGAATTGTTGTGCGACGGTTTCTATCACGGATGTTTGTTCAATGGGGAACATAATCCGTGTCCTCATGG
Coding sequences within it:
- the LOC123258920 gene encoding uncharacterized protein LOC123258920, which codes for MSALIQMRDSTGKFIQARALLDTCATANFITENLTNKLKLPMQNCSIPIGAVNGMQTLSKHVVQINCKSLNDKFQRTLSFLTVDEIAELSPNEIFPRNKICIPKNIILADPQFHIPRPVDVLIGSGTTLSLLSVGQINCLQNDCDLILQKTQLEWVVAGGVNNDKNVFPVTCQLTDLSSQLTKFWNIEDVGSNDSRSFDDSTCETYYQNTTTRDTDGRYVVKLPFRVDDVDFGNSKQLAYKRFLSLQRRLNSDSSLKSEYTKVMNEYIDLGHMVHVPDDSGSGYYMPHHPIIKTSSTTTKVRVVFDASAKTDKGISLNEVLLTGPTIQDNLFTILLRFRTFVYAVTSDIAQMYRQICIHPDHHKFQRILYYHNNNISTFELKRVTFGVSAAPFLAIRTVNQLADDESHNFPVASKILKRDLYVDNLLTGSNSLTEILKLRDEIIQLVQKGGFELRQWASNHRHALDNFDQRTLDLDCAINDDPISKTLGIAWNSLTDEFIYTVKPIDSSRKITKRTILSDIAKIFDPIGILGPIVLAAKTIIQECWKLKVHWDEAVPQELHLHWCKFAEQLPLIKDFSIERNILLPNPTDIQLHGFCDASKVGYGACIYIRSVNERGDVLVKLVCSKSRVAPIKDVTIPKLELCGALLLAKLYKDTIPSFDFDISKVTFWSDSTIVLQWLKRSPNSLKVFEANRVTKIQTLCSKVEWRHVRTKDNPADCLSRGQLPSEFLNNKMWLEGPTWLSQDPLNWPNLKPAVPSELPGTRKITCLLATTENLFKRFSSYSKLINSFSYCLRMLKNNLFKYKLLSVEEKLLTETKILTLIQNEQYHYEIEQIKETGETKNLRLRCLNPFIDSNGLLRVGGRLKHAPISFSKKHPILLPSRHYVTDLIIRETHEKLYHSGIQSTLSNLRHKFWLLDGKNQIRKIVKNCVTCIRHQLVVLQGKLANLPSSRVTESAAFSHVGVDYFGPLFIKERKFGNRTKIKVYECVFVCMTTKAVHLEIASDLTTEGFLGAFGRFIGRRGVPTHVYSDNGTNFVGANNQLRELYMLFNSKSHQNSVNEYAIRKNIIWTFNPPLSPHFGGIWEAAVKSFKQHFKRVVKDQLLTYEELNSLTIQIESILNSRPLCSLSSDPNDPIALTPAHILIGRPLTMLPENDFSDVPDNRLNVWQFIVKARQDFWRRWYLEYLHELQIRQKWHSSQGETSINQIVLLMDKNQPCMRWQLGVVVDIHPGDDDVTRVASIRTAQGIYKRNITLLCPLPINS
- the LOC123258921 gene encoding uncharacterized protein LOC123258921, with amino-acid sequence MNNPRVPLEQKRVMIASKITKLQDELTAEGVKTKSISYRFTKVKESFEQYERLIEKLELTTPEDNEINLAEDVRTLFYDLMDQFEKLTQLNRTNHNNSHNVNTSTNNTTAGNTTFVETQRLAKLPTTDLPKFDGNFKNWLSFKNTFKTLIDTRNDLDDLNKFLYLRGCLTGSAANKLALFDASAENYTKAWDFLTKTYQKKRALIFKHYDSILNLNTISIPTTDNLNKLIDDARQHINNLQSLQINITESLLVRILENKLPSEIKNKWQETFTDNDTLPTFESFCEFVSNFAFRLSTHKPDKHRDSDHSFKRRRNEHSNNNLKKQKTDTPVRALVTTASSACPCCKHLHPLYKCYTFKALIVGERIKFVKSNKLCNNCLRVHKGTCNSGNCRICHKSHHTMLHIKQNVTQQTNNTNVSKNNSAKIESPATVTTDKGSTA